TTATACTTTCTTATCATTAAATATCAATCTTTTTAAAAATTTATAGTTTTTAATTCTTCTCCTATTTTTTGTATTATATTTTAATTATAACTAATATATATGAAAATGATTGCAGTATTGAAATTTACATACAATTTACAAATAATCCTTGCCTTATTTTTAGAATTATTTTATAATAGAGATAAGATAATAAATAAAGGAGGATAAAATGACACTATTTATTATTGGACTTATAATTTTGTTAGGCGGAGGATTTTTCTATTCTAAATATGTTGAAAGTCAACTAGAACCAGACGATAGAGAAACTCCAGCAGTCAAAAAAGCCGACGGTGTCGACTTCGTTGTCATGAGCAAGACCAAAAACTGGCTTATAAACCTACTTAATATAGCAGGTACAGGACCAATCCTAGGCCCTATCCAAGGTATCCTATTTGGCCCTATCGCATTTATCGCCATTCCAATTGGTTGCGTAATTGCCGGTGCTGTTCACGACTTTATGACAGGATTTATTTCTATGAGAAACGGTGGTAGCCAAGTACCAAAACTTGTTGGTAAGTATCTTGGTGGCGGCGTTAGAGTATTTTATAACGTTGTTATCGCAATATTACTTCTATTAACAGGTGTTGTATTCGTTTATACACCTGGAGATTTAATCGCTAAATTCGTTTTAGGAAAAGACCCAGAAGGTGCAGTTATTTGGATTATCTATGCTGTAATTTTTGCTTACTACATACTTTCTACTGTAATGCCTATTGATAAGGTAATCGGTAGGATCTATCCTATCTTTGGAGCATTCTTAATTATTTCAGCTATAGGCGTTTTAATCGGTATCTTCACAAAAGGTGCTGGTCACCTAGCATTTGAAGGTCAAGGACTTCTTGCCCAACATCCAAAGGGACAAAAATTCATCCCAGCCTTCTTCATTACAGTTGCCTGTGGTATCTTATCAGGTTTCCACGGATCTCAAGTAACTCTAGTTTCTAGAACAGTTAAATCTGAAAGAGAAGCAAGGATGACTTTCTACTCTACAATGATAGCTGAAGGTTTTATAGCTATGATTTGGGCAGCAGGTGCTATGGTCCTATTCTCTTCTGGAGAAAGTGCTCTTGACACTCCTGGTACAATCATGGTTGGTAATATTTCTAAATACTTTATGGGTAATGTTGGAGGACTTCTTGCCATTATTGGTGTAATAGCCCTTCCTATCACATCAGGTGATACAGCATTCAGATCTTTAAGACTAATAATCTCTGAAGAAATGAATATAGACCAAAGAAACCCAGGTAAAAGGGCTATGCTTGCTGCAGTATTATTTATACCAGCAGGTTTCATCCTTTACTTTGCAAAAACTAACCCAGGTGGATTCAACCTACTTTGGAGATACTTCGGATTTACAA
This genomic window from Anaerococcus murdochii contains:
- a CDS encoding carbon starvation CstA family protein translates to MTLFIIGLIILLGGGFFYSKYVESQLEPDDRETPAVKKADGVDFVVMSKTKNWLINLLNIAGTGPILGPIQGILFGPIAFIAIPIGCVIAGAVHDFMTGFISMRNGGSQVPKLVGKYLGGGVRVFYNVVIAILLLLTGVVFVYTPGDLIAKFVLGKDPEGAVIWIIYAVIFAYYILSTVMPIDKVIGRIYPIFGAFLIISAIGVLIGIFTKGAGHLAFEGQGLLAQHPKGQKFIPAFFITVACGILSGFHGSQVTLVSRTVKSEREARMTFYSTMIAEGFIAMIWAAGAMVLFSSGESALDTPGTIMVGNISKYFMGNVGGLLAIIGVIALPITSGDTAFRSLRLIISEEMNIDQRNPGKRAMLAAVLFIPAGFILYFAKTNPGGFNLLWRYFGFTNQFVAIFALAVASVYLIYNNKNYLITLIPGAFYCFVVFSFIINADPIGLRQPYTIAYPVAAVITVLYIVCVLQLGKKNKARIESIILD